Below is a genomic region from Halobacterium sp. CBA1132.
GTAGTCGTGGACAGCGCCGGGGTCGGCGGTCACGTCCTCGCCGAGTTCCGCGGCGACGCGCTCGTAGTGGTCGCGCTCGCGCTCCGCGAACGCGGTGAACGTCTCGGCGGCGTCACCAGTTTCGTCCGACGCCCACGCCGCGAACACGTCGGCCGCGGCGGCCTCGCTGGCGGCGGCCGCTCGTAGTACCGTGCCGTCGTCGAGGCTCGCGTCCGTGAGCGCGACGAGGCGCTTCGAGGAGCCGAGGCGGTCGAGTTCGGTCTCCACGGCGGCCGCCACGTCGTCGCGGAAGTCGTCGACGTTCATGGTTCCGAATTCGCGCGCTGCCCACGTGAGCTTTTGCCACTCCCGGCCCTACGTCCGGGTGTGACTTCGACAGCCATCACGCCGCGTGAGCTCTACGACCGCATCCGGAGCGGGTCGGTCTCCGTATTGGACGTCCGTGACCGCGACGAGTTCGAGGCGTGGCACGTCGACGGGCCCGACGTAACTGCTGCTCACGTCCCCTACATGCAGTTCGTCTCGGCGCAGGTCTCGGGCGACGCGGCCGACCTCGTCCCGGACGGACTCGACGAGCCAATCGTCGTCGTGTGTGCGGTCGGCGAGGCCAGCGACGAGGTCGCGGCGGCCCTCCGTGAGGAGGGCGTCGATGCCGTGAACCTCGACGGCGGAATGGAAGCGTGGGCGGACCTCGTGGTCGCGCACGACCTTGGGGAGGGGGTCGTACAGTACGAGCGACCGTCGTCGGGCTGTCTCTCCTACCTCCTCCACGACGGCGACGAAGCTGCCGTCGTCGACCCGCTAGCGGCCGCGAGCGAGCGGTACGCCGAGGACGCAGCCGAGCGCGGCCTCGACGCCCGGTACGCCGTGGACACGCACGTCCACGCCGACCACTTCTCGGGAGTTCGCGCGCTCGCCGACGAGACTGGCGCCGAGCGCGTGCTCCCCGCGGGGGCGACAGACCGCGGCCTCGATTACGACGCGACGCTGCTCGCGGACGGGGATTCGCTCCAAGTCGGCGACCGCGAACTCGTGGCGCGGCACGCGCCCGGCCACACCACCGAACTCGTCGTGCTGGAGTACGGCGACAGCCTGCTGACCGGGGACTGCCTGTTCCTCGACGGCGTTGGTCGCCCCGACCTGGAGGACGCCGACCGCGCCCGCGAACTCGCCGGCCAGCAGTACGACACGCTCCACGACCTGATTTTCGCGTACCCGGACGACACGCGCGTGCTCCCGGGTCACGTCGAAGCGTCGACGCCGCTCGCGGGCGACGGATTCGTTCGCGACCTCGGCTCCGTCGAGGAATCAATCGACGTCGCTGGCCTCGACCGCGAGGCCTTCGTAGACGCACTCACGACGGACCTGCCGCCGCGGCCGGCGAACTACGAGGCCATCGTCGCGACGAACCTCGGCCAGCGAGAACTCGACGCGGAGACGCTAGAACTGGAGCGCGGGCCGAACAACTGCGCGGTGTCCTCGACGTGACTCAGTCGTCGTCCGCGGCGGCCGCTCCCGCGGCGGCGTCCTCCTCGATGCTCGGCGGGTACTTCCCGCGGTCGAGTTTCAGGTCCGACTGCGGGCGCGCCATGCACGTCAGCGCGTAGTTCTCGGCCTCCTCCTCGGTGAGTCCGCGGGCCGCAGGCTGAGTGACTTCGCCCGCCTCGATTTTCGCGGAGCACGCCAGACACATCCCGACGCGGCAGGAGTACTCCTGGGCGATGCCCGCTTCCAGGCAGGCCGACAGCACGGTCTCCTTGTCGGAGACCTGAATCTCCTCGCCCGTCCCGACGAACTCCACGGTGTACTCGGTCATAGCTGGCGGTTGCAGGAGAACGGGTAAAACTCTTCCTTCGCCCGTGTCCGCGCCGGGAGGACAGATTCGTGCATAAAGAGTTTTCCTCGCGGGCGCGAACCCGAAGCGTATGACCACCCACGAGTACGACATAGCCGTCGTCGGGTCCGGCACCGCGGGCTGTTACACGGCCGCGACCGTGGCCGACGCCGGCTACGACGTCGCCGTCGTCGAGCGAAAGTCCGCGGAGGAAGCCGGACACATCGCCTGCGGCGACGCCCTGAAGGGCGCGGACGCGTTCCCCGAAGCCATCCCCAAGGAGCGCCTGGAGCCCGCGTTCACGAACACGGGCGTCGACCACGGCCGCTTCGAGATTCCCCAGGAGGACACCGTCCTCGAAATCCCGGTCCCCGGCGAACTCGCGGTCATCGACCGCTGGGAGTACGGCCGTCGCATCATCGAAGCCACCGAGGACGCGGGCGCGGACTTCTACTACGACGTCGTCGTGCAGGACGTGCTCCAGGACGACGACGGCACCGTCACCGGCGTGAAGGGCACGCGGAAGGGAACCAGCCACGAGTTCGACGCCGACGTCGTCGTCGACGCGGCTGGCGCGCTCTCCATCCTCCAGGACAAGACCGACTTCTCCGAGGCTACCTTCGACACGAACGTCTCCTACTCGCAGTTCTGCTCGGCGTACCGGGAAATCGTCGAGGTCCCCGAGGAGGTCGAGTGGGACGACGCGCTCGTGTTCAAGCCCACGGAGCGCGCCGCGGGCTACCTCTGGTACTTCCCGCGGACGAGCACCGAAATCAACGCGGGGCTGGGCTTCCAGATGAACGAGGAACCCATGGAGCTCGTCGACGACCTGAAGAACGACCTCCGCGAGCGCGAGGAGTTCGAGGGCGGCGAGGTCACGGACAAGCTCGGCGCGGCGCTGCCGACGCGGCGCCCCTACGACTCCGCGACCGCACCCGGCTACATGGCGGTCGGCGACGCCGCGGCGCACGTCAACCCGACCACGGGCGGCGGCATCGCGGGCGCGGCGTACGCCGGCAAGTACGCCGCCGAGGCAGCCATCGACGCCATCGAGGCCGGCGACGTCTCCGAGTCGATGCTCTGGGAGTACAACGAGCGCGTGATGGATCACTACGGCGCGCGCTACGCCGCGCTCGATGTCTACAACATCCTCTCGACGGCCGTCGACGTCGACGACCTGATGGGGCTGCTCGCGTCGCTCCCCGGCGAGAAGCTCGCGGAAGCGCTCTACGGCGGGAGCACGGAGTTCAGCCTCCAGTTGAAGGTCGTCACCGCGCTGAAGTCCTTCGGCTACTGGTCGAACATCTGGGAGTTCTACAAGACCAAGCAGCAGGCCGACCGCCTGCTGGAGCACTACGAGGACTACCCCTCCAGTCCGGACGCGCTCGCCGACTGGCAGGCCCAGCGGGACGACATCATGGACGACGTCTACGAGGTCACCGGCGCGGACCCGAAGTACTGACTACGGCTGCTCGCGGGCGACACGCAGAACCGCGTTTGTCAGGCTCTCCACGCCGATGTCGATGGAGCGCTCGTCGACATCGAACGTCGAGGTGTGGTGGCCGCCGGGGTGGTCGGTGCCGACGCAGACGTAACACGCCAGTCCGCCGTGGTCTTGGACGCGCTGCATGAGGAACGTGGCGTCCTCGCTGCCGCCGAGGTCGTCGCGCTCGGTCACGGTGTCGACGCCCGCGACGCCCGCGGCTTCCGCGCCGAAGACGTCCCGGAGTTCGTCGTCGCTGGTGGCGCTCGGTGCTTCGCCCTCCGTGGAGAGTTCGACCTCGCAGTCGTGCATCTCCGCGGCGGAGTGCAGCACGCGGTCGGCCTTCTCTTTCATGTAGTGCATCAACTCGGTGGTCTCGCCGCGGACCTCGCCTTCGACGAACGCGTCCTCCGGGATGATGTTTGTCGCGGTGCCGCCGCCCGCGCGCCCGGCGTTCACGCGCGTGGCGCCGCCGTCGTGGCGCGGAATCGCGTAGAGGTTCTGGATGGCGGTCGCCATCGCCTGCACCGCGTTCCGGCCCTGCTCGGGGTGAGCCCCGGCGTGCGCGGGTTCGCCCTCGAACTCCGCGAGCAGGTGGCTGACCGCGAGGAAGCCGTCGATGCCCGCGACCACTTCGCCCGTGGGGTGGTCGAGGCCGAGGTGGACCGCGTAGAGGTAGTCGACGTCGTCGAGGTGGCCGCTCTCCGCGACCGCTTTCCCGCCACCGACGCGCTCCTCTGCGGGCTGGAAGACGACCTTGAACGTCCCTTGAAAGTCGCTGTTTGCGACCGCTTCGAGGACGCCGACGCCGATGGCGGCGTGGCCGTCGTGCCCGCAGGCGTGCATCTGCCCCTCGTGCTCGGAGCGGAACCCCTCGCTGGCGGGGTGGTGGTCGCCGTTCTCGGACTCCGTGATGTGGAGCGCGTCGATGTCAACACGCAGCGCGACCGTCGGCCCCTCGCCCCGTTCGAGTACGGCGACGGCGCCCGTGTGTCCGTCCTCCAGTTGTTCGAGAATCGCCTCGTCCGCGCCCTCGCTGCGTGCGCGCTCGAAGCACTCCGCGAGAACGTCTCCGTCGGGCACCGCCATCCGCTCGTCCGGGTCAATAGCGTCACGGCCGACGTGCAGTTCGTCAACCCCGATTCGGCGACACGCTTCGACGACGCGAGCGGTCGTGTAGAACTCACACCACGCCGGTTCCGGGTGGCGGTGGAGGTCCCGGCGCAACGCCACGAGGTCTTCGGAGACCGTTCCTGACATACGTTGAATGGGGCCGCTGAGCGGCATATAACTGTCCCCGGCGCTGACGCCGCGGCTCGCATCAAACGTCGGCGCAGTGAGTGTTTTCCCGGCGTGGAGGGCGCTGCGGGCGCCATACCGCTGACTCGCCCTACTAACATTTTTATACGAGTGCCGCCAGGGCCTGAATGTGCTACCATGAGCAGCGGAGACAACCAAAACGAGGGTCTCGCCGACGACTTCGACGACGACGGCGACGGCCCCGCAATCGAGTTCTACGGCGGCCCCATCGCGAGCGCACTCCCGCTCGCGCTGTTCGTCGTGTGGGCAGTGTTCCAGAGTGGCGTCCTCCAGATAAGTCAGACGTCGGGACTGGTCATCGGCATGCTCGTCGCGCTCGTCGTCGGCATGTTCTTCACGAAGGGCGACTGGGCAGCGTACGCCAACACCATCTTCGAGGGAATGACTCAACGCGTCGCCGCCACAGCCATCGTCGCGTGGCTGTGGGCGGGCATGTTCGCGCAACTCCTCCAAGACGGCGGCTTCGTCGACGGCCTCGTGTGGGCCGCCGACGTCGCCAGCGTCTCCGGCGCGCTGTTCCCCGCCGTCACCTTCCTGCTGGCGGCGCTGTTCACCACCGGCATCGGCACGGGGTACGGCTCCGCCATCGCGTTCACGTCCCTGTTCTACCCCGCGGGCGTGCTGCTCGGCGCGAACCCCGTGTTGCTGTTCGGGGCCATCCTCTCCGGGTCCGTCTTCGGGGACAACCTCGCGCCCGTCAGCGACACCACCATCGTCTCCGCGGTCACGCAGGACGCCGACATCGGCGGCGTCGTCGCGTCCCGGTTCAAGTACGCGGTCATCGCGGCGGTGCTCGCGTTCGTCGGCTACATTGTCGCCGGCCAACTCATGCCCACGTCGGGTGTCAGCGGTAGCGCCGCCCTCGACGGCCAACCGCTCGGCCTCGTGCACGTCATCTCGATGCTGCTGGTCATCTGGCTCGCGGTCGCCGGTCGCCACATCGTCGAGGCAATCTCGTGGGGCATCATCGCCGCGCTCTCGTTCAACGTCGGGTCGACCCTGCTCGCGTCGTGGGGCGTCATCGACAGCAGCCTCCAGAGCGAGCCCGCGCTGCTGTTCCGCGCGCCCGAGAGCGCCGGACTCGCGACCACGTTCGACTGGCTGCCGTTCGTCACAATCGTCGACGAAGGCGCCGGCATCACGGGCAGCCTCTTCTCGGGCGCGTCCGGGTTCTTCCCGCTCATCGTGCTCACGCTGCTCATCGTCGCGGGCGCCCGCATCATGATTCAGGGCGGCGGCTTCCAAGCTATCCAGTCGTTCCTCCTGAACCGCGTCGCCACCACCGTCCGGCGCGCGGAGACCACGATGGTGCTCGGCACCGCGTTCGTCAACTCCATGATCACCATCAACACCGCCGCGGAAATCGCCATCGCGCCGTACATCGCGCGCATCGGCGAGCGGTTCAACATCAACGGCTACCGCCGCGCGAACATCCTCGACGCGAACACGTCCGCGCTCGGGTACATCTTCCCGTGGGGGGGTGGCGTGCTCGCCGGCTACGGCGCGATGCAGAGCCTCGACCCGAGCATCACCACCGTCAACCCCATCGACGTCTGGCCGTTCGTCTTCCACGGCTGGCTGCTGTTCTTCGTCTTCCTCGCGGCCGCCGTCTCGGGGTACGGCCTGGAGTACGTTAGCGACCGCGAGTCCGAGGAGGTGAGTCGCGCATGAGCCTCGAATCGTTCTTCGCGGGCGTCGGCTTCCGCACGAACACGCCCTCGTTCGAGGCAGACACGGAGATTACCGCGTTCGTCACCGGCGTCGAGAACGGCACGCCAATCGCGCGCGTCGGCGACTCGAAACTCCGCATCTCGGATGCGCCCACGGGCGCCGTCGACACGCTCGTTCGCCTGCGCGTGGAGTCCTTCGACGAGGACACGCACGTCGGGCAGGCCGCGTACCTCGAAACCGTCGGCAAGAGCTCGTTCTAGCTCGCCGGCGCCGCCGCTGTCCGTTCTCGCGAGAATCGCAGAGAAGAACCCCAGCTACGAGGAGCCCAGCGGCTTCACTTGCTCCAGTTCGGCTTCGACGTGGACGCTGCTCGGGAAGTCCCACTCCATGATGTCGCGAGCGAGTTCGTCGTGGCCGTACAGTTCGATGCGGCGTCGGTAGACCGTGTAGTTCCACGTGCCGGTCTTCCCGCTGTCTCGGCCGTCGAGGGCGCTGTACAGGGGGACAGACTGTTCGGCCGGCGTGTCGGAGTGCGGGCCTTTCATTTTCGCGCCCTTTCGACGGCACGTCTCCTTGATGTCGGAGACGATACCGTCGAGGGCGGCTCGGTCGCCGCTCTTCAGAGAGAGTTTTGTCACGAAGGTCATGGCTGGGGAGTGCTGTACGACCCCACGTACTCCACCGTGAAAAAGCGTGTGTTTGGCCGGCTGGCGCGTGTCAGTCACCCACCCACTCCGACATTCTCTTAACTGGCCGTCCACTACTCCGTGTTAATGACGGTCGAAGCGACCAGCGCCGGAGCCATCTTGTTCCGCGACACGCGGGACCGGCGCGAATACCTCCTCCTGAAGAGCCGGCCCGGGGACTGGGAGTTCCCGAAGGGCGGCGTGGAGGGGGACGAAGAGCTCCAGCAGACGGCTATCAGAGAGGTACAGGAGGAAGCCGGCATCGAGGACTTCCGGCTCTTGGACGGCTTCCGAGACGACTACGACTACGTGTTCGAGGCCAACGGCACCCGCATCCACAAGACGGTCCACCTGTTCGTCGCGAAGTCATTCGAGGCCAGCGCCGAACTGTCCAGCGAGCACTCGGACCTGCAGTGGCGCGACTACGACCAAGCCATCAACACGATAACGCAGGACGGCCCGCGGGACATCCTGCGGGACGCCCACGAGTTCATCGACCAGCAGCTCGAAGAAGCCTGACCGGCCTCCCACCGGTCGCGTACTTTTCACCCCGTAGCGACGCCGCCGGCGACGCCCGCGCTACTCGACGGTGACGACGACTTTCCCCTGATGGCTCCCGCTCTCGACGTAGCGGTACGCCTCGCGCGCTTCGTCGAAGTCGAACACGCGGTCGATCTCCGGTTCGAGTTCCTCGGCGGCCATCGCGGCGAGCATCCGGTCGAACATCGCGCGACTCCCGACGCCCATCGACCCCTCGACGCGCAGCGCCTTCCCGAGAACCGGCCCGGGATGGACCACGGCCTCCTGGTCGGCGAGCACGCCGATGACGTGGACGTGGCCGCCGAACCCGGCGGCCTGCAGGGACTGTTCGAGCGTTCCCGCGCCGCCGACCTCGACGACGTGGTCGACGCCGCCCGTCTGCTCCGCGACGACGTCGCCCCACTCCGGCGTCTCCTCGTAGTTGACGGTGACGTCCGCGCCGAGTTCGCGGGCGCGGTCGAGCTTCTCGTCGCTGGAGGACGTGACGACGACGTCCGAGCCGCGCGCGGACGCGAACTGCGTCGCGAACGTCGAGACGCCGCCCGTGCCGAGCGCCAGCACCGTCTCGTCGGCGGACAGGTCCCCCTTCTCGACGAGTTCGCGCCACGCCGTCAGGCCCGCACACGACAGCGCCGCGCCCTGCTCGTAGGAGAGGTAGTCCGGAAGTACGGGGAGGCTGTCCGCGGGGAACGTGGCGTACTGCGTGAGTGCGCCCTCGACGTTCCCGCCCGTGGTCCGCCGCGTCTTCTCTGGGGTGACCGGGCCGTCAACCCAGTCGGGCGCGAACGGCGTCGCCACGCGGTCGCCCTCCGAGAGCCGACTGACGCCGTCACCGACAGCGACGACGTCGCCCGCGCCGTCGGACAGCGGCACGACCGGAAGCTCCGACCCTGGGTACGTGAGGTCGCTGTTCGCGATGGCGAGGTCGCGGTAGTTCAGCGACGCCGCCCGCACGCGGACGAGCGCCTCGTCGCCGGCCGGTTCGGGGCGCTCCCGCTCGACTTCCACGACGCCCTCGTAGTTCGGGTCGCCCTCCTGAACCTCGTAGGCTCGCATACCAGACGGTACTCCCGTGCGGTACTTCCGAGCGCCGCTCGTCGCGGGTTCCGCCGCTTCTCCGGAGCCCCAGCGAAAGACGTAGGTGGGTCGGCGGCCCCACGTTCGGCGTGGTCGACTCCGAGTTCGCGTTCGAACTCCGCGTCTGCGCGTGGGCCGAACACCACTGGTACCCCGACGGCGAGCGCCCCTGCATCGTCGCGCGCCAACTGGGCACGAAGCGGCGGCGCTGGGACACCGTCGTCGTGGAGGTCGACCCCGACGCGCTCGCGGCGCGCGCGAACTTCGGGACGGAGCGACTTGACTCAGACCTCCTGCACGTCGTCCGGAACGCGCCCGAAGACTGGGCGTACTACCGGGACGCGCTCCCGCACCCCGGCTACCCGTGGCGCTACGTCCGCGAGGCGATTCACGAGGCCGCCGACCGCGGCGTCGTCGAGACGCGGCGGGACGGGAACAAGATACAACTGCGCCGGAAGTGGCCGTACCCCGACTGGGTACAGCGTATCGTCGCCATCGAGAACAAGCCCGACCTCGACGCGTCGGCGGCGGACGCGCTCGCCGACCAACTCCAGCGGGACGTGGCGCTCGGCCTCGCCGACGAGGTGTGGCTGGCGACCGAGTCCAGCGACGAGCGCGGCACCGAGCGCGCGCTGTTCGCGGAGATGCCCGTCGAAGCCGGCGTCCTCACGTTCGCGGACGGCGACGCGTCGGTGGCGTGGCACCCCCGGTCGCTCGACCCCGAATCGGCCGGCACCAGAATCACCGAGCGGCCGTCCGGTAGCGAGTTCGACCAGTCGCCCGCGAGCTTCGAGTACGTCGACGCTGACTGGAAGGCACAGAAACGCCTCGCCATCGCCGAGCGCGCGTACGAACGGGGCTGGCGCTCGTACCTCGACACGATGCGGCCGGACTGCCGGCACTTCTCGGTCCGCCGGGAGGCCCACGGCTACGTCCCGTACTGCGAAGCGAAAGCCCGCGAACAGACCGCCGCGGAGTGTTCGGGGTCGTGTCCCGAGTACGAACCCGAACCGCCCGCGTGGCGACGGGGCGGCTGGCCAATCGAGGGCGGCCCCGGCGCGGCGATTCGGCGCGTCCTCGACGAGCGAAGGCAGCGAGAGCGCGAGTAAGAGCGCAGCGGCGACGCGTCAGGCTTCGGCAGTTTCCTCGTCGTCCGGCTCGGCGACGTTCACCTCGTCGCGGGCGACCGCGAGCTTGTACGTCGGGACGGTGCGGTGTTCGACGGTGACGATGCCCTTGCGCTTGAGCGTCTGGAGCGCGCGCCGAACGTCGGCGGATTCGAGGTCCGGCACGTCGAACTCGTCGCGGACCGCGTGCAGCACCGAGACGACGCTCTCGGCGCGCTCGTCCGGGCCGGCGATGACCGCGAACACGCGGCGCTCGTTCTCGGACATGTGGACGGCAGGCGCCTCGCCGCTCTCGGGCGCCTTCCCGACGAGCTCGGCGGCTTCGGCGGTCGCGCGAACCAGGCTGTTCTCGTCGCGGTAGTAGTAGTCCCGCAGCTCCGATTCGAGGTACTGGTGGACGTCGCTGCCGCTTTCCATGTCCCAGCGGTCCTGGAGCACGCCGTTTTTCGTCGGCTGGAGTTCCACGATGTCCGCCAGCCGCTCGCGGTCCTCCTCGGAGAGGGTCATGCCAGTCGGTACTCAGCGCCGGTATTTCGGGCTTGCGAAGACCCCGGGCATTATTGGCGCCGTTCGCGTCTACCCGGGCATGGCAGACACAGTCCGCTTCGAGTTCGAGGACGGCGTCGCGACCGTCACCATCGACCGCCCCGATAGCCTGAACGCGCTCAACGTCGAGACGCTGCACGCGCTCCACGACGCGGTCGAGGAGGCCGAACAGCGGGACGCTCGCGTGCTCGTGCTGACTGGCGCCGGCGACGACGCGTTCGTCGCGGGCGCGGACATCTCCCACATGGCCGAGATGAGCACGCAGGAAGCCGGCGAGTACGCCGAACTCGGCCACGACCTCGCAGACGCCATCGAGTCGTTCCCCGCGCCCGCGATCGCCGCCATCAACGGCTACGCGTTCGGCGGCGGGATGGAACTCGCGCTCGCCTGCGACCTTCGTGTCGCCAGCGACACCGCCGTGATGGGGCAGACCGAAATCGACCTCGGCATCATCCCGGGGTGGGGTGCGACCCAGCGCCTCCCCGAACTCGTCGGCGACGAGACGGCGCGCCGCCTCGTCTACTTCGGCGACCGCCTCGACGCCACCGACGCCTACGAGGAAGGCCTCGTCGGTGAGGTCGTCGCGCACGACGAACTCGACGACCACGTCGCGGAACTGGCGGCCGACCTCGCGGGCCAGTCGCGGACCGCGCTCGCCGCCGCGAAGGACGCCATCAACCAGAGCCACGAGACCCCCCTCGACGCCGGACTGGAGTACGAGCGCCGCACGTGGGCGAGCCTGTTCGGCAGCCACGACCAGCGCGAGGGGATGCGGGCGTTCCTCGACGACCGCGACCCGGACTTCGAGTAGGACGCGAGGGTAACAGTTAGGGACGTACGCCTGGTACGTTCGAGCATGGCACCCGACGTGAAACTCAACGAACTCCGGGCCGAACTCGACTCGCTCACCTACCCCGCGACCCGCGAGGACGTCCTCGCGGAGTTCGACGACGTCGTGTTGCGGTACGCGGACGGCGAAGAACGCCTCGGCGACGTCGTCGGCCGCGTCACCGAGGACGTGTTCGTCAGCCCCGACGACCTCGAAGCCGCCCTCTACAACAACCTCCCGACGGAAGCCGTCGGCGAACCCGGCCAATCGGAGGGCGACGGGTGAAACAGGGGGCTTAACTTACACGACGGCCTTCACGTTGTATGGAGTTCTGCGACGAGTGCGGCTCGATGATGAAAGCGGAGGACGGCCTCTGGGTGTGTGGCGGCTGCGGGAACAAACAGCCCAAAGACCCCGACGCGTCCTACGTCGTCACCGAAGGGCAAGAGGAGACCGAAATCGTCGACGTCAGCGACGCCCAAGACCGCGGGCTGCCGACGACGGAAGTGGTCTGCCCGAACTGCGAGAACGACACCGCGCACTGGTACATGCAACAGATTCGGTCCGCCGACGAATCCGAGACGCGCTTTTTCATCTGCACGGAGTGCGAGCAGCGCTGGCGCGAAGACGACAACTAGAACGGACCTTTTTACTGCGGAGGGTGCGCCGCAGGCGCACCCCCGCTTGCAAAAAGCTACGCTAAAAACGTCCTGCGCTCACTCGCTCCGCTCGCTCGCGCAGTGAAACGCGCGGCTCCGCCGCGCGTATGCTCGACCACTCCGCTCCGCACCACCTCACTCGATTTCGAGTTCGCCGCTCGCTGCCTCTGTCTCGCCGTCCTCGGGCCACTCCAACTCGAACTCGACACTCAGTTCTTTCGCGCCGTCGGCCGGCCCCTCGCGTTCGGCTTTGACTTCGAACGTCGGGCGCTCGGGCGGGTCGAGCGTGACCTCGTCGCCGCCCGCTTTCAGCGTGATTGCCCCGCCGGATTCGAGGTTGTCCGCGACGGTGCGGAGGTACGTGGCGATTTCCTCGCGGCTGCGGTCGCTCTCGGACTCGAACAGGACTTCTTCGGGCATACGAACCGGGGTACGTCTCCCGAGGCGATAAACGAGCGGGGTGTTTCGCCTCGCTCGGCATCAATAGATAAAAGAGCGCTCGCCGACTCAACTACGCGTATGGACGTTCCCCTAGAGCTTTCCGCGTATACGCGCGTGCTCCGGCTGGCGAGCACGCCGTCGTGGGAGGAGTTCTCCCAGATTTCGAAAATCGCTGGCGCCGGCATCCTGCTCGTCGGCCTGATGGGCTTCGTCATCTTCCTGGTGATGGAAGTCGTCAAGGCGGTGATTTAAGATGGGCGTGTACGCCGTCAAGACCACCGCGAGCCAGGAGCAGACGGTCGCCAGCATGATCGCCAACCGCGAAGCCGACGAGATTCACGCGGTGCTGGCGCCCGACGCGCTCACCAGCTACGTGATGGTCGAGGCCGACGACCACAACATCATCG
It encodes:
- a CDS encoding amphi-Trp domain-containing protein yields the protein MPEEVLFESESDRSREEIATYLRTVADNLESGGAITLKAGGDEVTLDPPERPTFEVKAEREGPADGAKELSVEFELEWPEDGETEAASGELEIE
- a CDS encoding protein translocase SEC61 complex subunit gamma yields the protein MDVPLELSAYTRVLRLASTPSWEEFSQISKIAGAGILLVGLMGFVIFLVMEVVKAVI
- a CDS encoding DUF5797 family protein, producing the protein MTLSEEDRERLADIVELQPTKNGVLQDRWDMESGSDVHQYLESELRDYYYRDENSLVRATAEAAELVGKAPESGEAPAVHMSENERRVFAVIAGPDERAESVVSVLHAVRDEFDVPDLESADVRRALQTLKRKGIVTVEHRTVPTYKLAVARDEVNVAEPDDEETAEA
- a CDS encoding transcription factor S; the protein is MEFCDECGSMMKAEDGLWVCGGCGNKQPKDPDASYVVTEGQEETEIVDVSDAQDRGLPTTEVVCPNCENDTAHWYMQQIRSADESETRFFICTECEQRWREDDN
- a CDS encoding enoyl-CoA hydratase/isomerase family protein, yielding MADTVRFEFEDGVATVTIDRPDSLNALNVETLHALHDAVEEAEQRDARVLVLTGAGDDAFVAGADISHMAEMSTQEAGEYAELGHDLADAIESFPAPAIAAINGYAFGGGMELALACDLRVASDTAVMGQTEIDLGIIPGWGATQRLPELVGDETARRLVYFGDRLDATDAYEEGLVGEVVAHDELDDHVAELAADLAGQSRTALAAAKDAINQSHETPLDAGLEYERRTWASLFGSHDQREGMRAFLDDRDPDFE